In one window of Candidatus Scalindua sp. DNA:
- a CDS encoding DUF1566 domain-containing protein — MKNYLPNERFLIICFFLLFLASVSCADAEQDTLPSLPDVSVKGEQDREKNEAPEHVILRSSYRNLSASQVEAIPYKNIRKLKKWGFYGSSTLKRDYVEKTIMGDKVVIEATTGLMWHQSGSENNTKWENAKKWVQELNRKGYAGYQDWRLPTVDEAVSLLESDRKSNNLYIAPIFDKNQLYIWTGDGFLEYSAWVISFRSALVTWSDSTYRNYVRPVRTIQ, encoded by the coding sequence ATGAAAAATTACTTACCAAATGAACGCTTCCTGATTATCTGCTTTTTTCTCCTCTTCCTGGCATCGGTTTCGTGTGCAGACGCGGAGCAGGATACACTTCCTTCTCTCCCGGATGTTTCCGTGAAAGGAGAGCAGGACAGAGAAAAGAATGAAGCACCCGAACACGTGATCCTTCGCAGCTCATATAGAAACCTTTCCGCATCGCAGGTTGAGGCCATACCCTATAAAAACATTCGGAAATTGAAAAAATGGGGGTTTTATGGGAGCAGTACCCTTAAGCGGGATTATGTGGAAAAAACGATCATGGGTGACAAGGTCGTTATTGAGGCAACTACCGGACTAATGTGGCATCAATCAGGTTCAGAAAACAACACGAAATGGGAAAATGCGAAAAAATGGGTGCAGGAGTTAAACAGGAAAGGGTATGCGGGATACCAGGATTGGCGGCTGCCCACGGTAGACGAGGCGGTTTCTTTACTGGAATCAGATAGAAAGAGCAACAATCTCTACATTGCCCCCATTTTTGATAAGAATCAGCTATATATCTGGACAGGAGACGGCTTTCTAGAATATTCAGCGTGGGTCATTTCCTTTCGCAGTGCACTGGTAACCTGGAGTGACAGTACGTATCGCAACTACGTCCGTCCGGTACGCACTATTCAATGA
- a CDS encoding DUF1015 domain-containing protein produces the protein MATILPFRGLRYNPEKIEDVSKVTTPPYDVISENERDRFYELHPNCIIRLILGKDLPGDDQSVNKYTRAAGFFEEWRKGEVLTQDSDPAIYVYAQQFTLENKRYTRRGFVSLVKLEDFKTGHIYPHEHTLSKPKEDRIKLMQACDANFSQVFTFYEDKERKISEILCNTTGGDAEMCASAEIDFVDVYGVRNLLWCIRDTEVINEITALMEDKPLFIADGHHRYETALYYRDINRDNEEMQKQIKQSGTDGGIGSPLDYVMMMNVAMEDKGLQILPTHRLVRNIGKLQPDKIKQSLLEVFEIENMGKDCEIDMFTKRLREERVSHSFILYIGEEDKGFYLLTVRDKVRLHQILEGKHAHWRSIDTGILHGFIFEKILGIKTEDIAKTDCLKYIQSESESIAAVNEGEYQLAFFLNPTRIEQIRDIAIKRDKMPPKSTYFYPKLITGIVLRHMIEI, from the coding sequence ATGGCCACAATACTACCGTTTCGAGGATTAAGGTATAATCCTGAAAAGATAGAGGATGTTTCAAAAGTGACAACACCTCCTTATGATGTAATCTCTGAAAATGAGAGAGATAGATTTTATGAACTTCATCCAAACTGCATAATCAGGCTCATACTGGGGAAAGATCTTCCTGGAGACGATCAATCGGTCAACAAGTATACAAGGGCTGCTGGATTTTTCGAAGAGTGGAGAAAAGGAGAAGTCCTCACACAGGATTCAGATCCTGCCATATACGTTTATGCCCAGCAGTTTACGTTGGAAAATAAAAGATATACCAGAAGGGGATTTGTCTCTTTGGTAAAATTAGAGGATTTTAAGACAGGCCATATCTACCCGCATGAACATACGCTCTCAAAACCAAAGGAAGACAGGATAAAGCTCATGCAGGCATGCGATGCGAATTTCAGTCAGGTATTTACCTTTTATGAAGATAAGGAAAGAAAGATATCTGAAATTCTATGCAATACGACTGGCGGTGATGCCGAGATGTGTGCGTCAGCAGAGATCGATTTTGTTGATGTGTATGGTGTGAGGAATTTACTCTGGTGTATCAGGGACACAGAAGTTATTAATGAGATAACTGCATTGATGGAGGATAAGCCTCTGTTTATAGCGGATGGTCACCATCGATACGAAACAGCCCTTTATTACAGGGATATCAACAGAGATAATGAAGAGATGCAAAAACAAATAAAGCAGAGTGGTACCGATGGGGGAATTGGTTCCCCCCTTGATTATGTAATGATGATGAATGTTGCAATGGAAGACAAGGGGCTTCAGATTTTACCAACGCATAGACTGGTCAGGAATATAGGAAAGCTGCAGCCTGACAAGATAAAACAATCCTTACTGGAAGTTTTTGAGATTGAGAATATGGGAAAGGATTGTGAAATAGATATGTTCACAAAGAGGCTCAGGGAGGAGAGGGTGTCTCACTCTTTTATTCTGTATATTGGTGAAGAGGATAAGGGGTTTTACTTGTTGACGGTACGAGATAAGGTACGGCTTCATCAAATCCTGGAAGGAAAACACGCTCACTGGAGGTCTATTGACACGGGAATATTGCATGGCTTTATCTTCGAAAAAATTCTGGGTATTAAAACTGAAGATATTGCAAAAACTGATTGCCTGAAATATATCCAGAGTGAAAGTGAGTCAATAGCAGCGGTAAATGAGGGTGAATATCAATTAGCATTTTTTCTGAATCCGACAAGAATTGAGCAGATACGGGACATTGCCATTAAGAGGGATAAGATGCCGCCAAAATCAACGTATTTTTATCCTAAACTGATTACGGGGATAGTTCTTAGGCATATGATAGAAATTTAA